From the genome of Pseudarthrobacter sp. NIBRBAC000502772:
TTCGCCGGAACGGCTCACCAACCCGTCCTTCCGTGAGAACCAGCTGCCGGAGCTCATCCGGCGGACGGGCCTGCTGGTGATTGATGAAGCCCACTGCATTTCGGACTGGGGCCACGACTTCCGGCCGGACTACCGCCGGATCGCTGACCTGATCACCCAGCTGCCGGAGTCCGTGCCTGTCCTTGCCACCACCGCAACGGCCAACTCGCGCGTGGTCCACGACATCGAGGAACAGCTGGGCGCGGGCGTCCTCACCATCCGCGGCACCCTTGGCCGGGATTCCCTGCGCCTGGGTGTCCTCGCCCTCCCGAATTCCCGCGAACGGCTGGGCTGGCTCCTGACGCACCTGGCCGATCTGCCCGGCAGCGGCATCATCTACACACTGACCGTCTCCGCAGCGGAGGACACCGCCCGGCTTCTCGCCGAAGCCGGGCACATAGTGCAGGCCTACACCGGCAGGACCGATCCCGCGGACCGTGAGCGCGCAGAGCAGATGCTCAAGGACAACCAGGTCAAGGCGCTGGTGGCCACCTCGGCGCTCGGTATGGGCTTCGACAAACCGGACCTTGGCTTCGTCGTCCACCTCGGAGCACCGTCGTCCCCGGTGGCGTACTACCAGCAGGTGGGCCGTGCGGGCCGTGGCGCGGCGAACGCTGATGTGCTGTTGCTGCCGGGTTCTGAAGACCGGGATATCTGGCAGTACTTCGCCACCGCCTCCATGCCGTCCGAGGAGAAAGCCACAGCGGTGCTGACAGCGTTGGCCGAGGCCGGAACTGCCGTGTCAACGGTGGCGCTGGAGGCCCGGGTTGATCTCCGCCGCACCCCGCTGGAGCTGCTGTTGAAGGTCCTGGCCGTGGATGGGGCCGTGGAACGTGTCGGCGGCGGGTGGCGTTCCACAGGCCAGCCCTGGATCTACGACGCCGAGCGTTACCGCCGGATCGCCGAGGCCAGGGTGGACGAGCAGGACTCCATGGTGATCTACCAGGACACCGCCGGGTGCCGGATGGAATACATCACCTCGGTCCTCGATGACGAGACCGCGCACGCCTGCGGGAAGTGCGACAACTGCGCGGGCCGCTGGTTCCGGGCCGATATCGCTGAGGACGCCACGGTAGCGGCGGGTCAGACGCTCACCCGCGCCGGTGGTGTCCTGGAGGCACGGCTGCAGTGGCCCAGTGGCATGGACCGTCTGGGCGTTCCGGTCAAGGGCAAGATCAAGCCTGACGAAGGACTCGCTGACGGCCGCGTGCTGGCAAGGCTTACCGATCTCGGCTGGGGCGGGGCGCTGCGGGAACTCTTTGCGGCCGGCGCCGCAGACCGGCCGGTGGATCCTGCCATGCTGCAGGCCTGTGTCCAGGTCCTGCGGGAATGGGCTACCGGTGACGGCCGGAACCCGGGCTGGAGCGGTGCAGGCCGGCCGGCCGCGATCGTCAGCATGCCTTCCCGCAGCAAGCCTGAACTGGTGCGCTCCCTTGCCCAGGGAATTTCGGAAATCGGCAGGATCCCTTACCTCGGCGAGCTGGACCTGGGCCACGGCGGACCCACTGGAAGCCGTGGCGGGAACAGTGCATACCGGTTGGCGGGCGTTTGGGACCGGGTCATGGTGGGCCCGGAGTTGGAGGCCGCCATGGCGTCACTTCGCGGCCAGGGCGTGATGCTGATCGACGACCTCGTGGACAGCCGGTGGACCGTTACCGTGGCTGGACGCGCCCTGCGCCAGGCGGGGGCGGGGGCTGTCCTTCCGCTCGTGCTTGCCCAGGCCGGCTGACCTCGGCGCCGGCGTGCCGGTGCAGTGACAGGCTGTCCGCCGTACTGAAGAGCATCAGGACGGCCATGGTGAGGAAAGCTCCGCGGAAGGGGCCAGCGTGATCCGTGGGGAAGGCCGCCACGCCGTCGAAAATCCGGATCAGCAGGGCGCCAACGGCGATGCCGGCGCCTGCGGCGAGCTGCACCAGGGTCGCCGACACGGAATTGGCCGAGGTCAGCTGGGAGGGTGCAATGTCCGCGTACTGCACCGACGCGTAGGCGGAGAAGCCAATGGAGCGGAACGCCCCGCTGCACACGAGCAGGGCGAAGATCAGGGCCTGCGGCGTGTCCGGAGTGAGCAGGGCGCACAGGGCGAAGGTCACCGCCGATGCCAGAGAGCCGAAGACCAGCATGGCCCGGAAACCGAAACGCCGGATCAGCGGCGTGGTGGCCGGCTTGATGCCGATGTTGCCGATGAACACGGCCGCCACCATGATTCCGGCGTGCAGCGGTGACCAGCCGAAACCGGTCTGGAACATCAGGGGCAGGAGGAACGGCACCGAACTGATGGTCAGGCGGTAGACGAACCCGCCGGTGGCCATGGCCCGGAATGTGCGGGTGGAAAAAACACTGAGATCAAACAGAGGGTTTTTGGCCCGCGTCATCCACAGCACGGCGCCCGCGAGGGCGCATACCCCTGCAGCAGCGCCGATAGCTGCCCATGGACCGTCGGGGTGGGCAGTGGCCAGCTCCAGGCCCACCACCAGGGCGCCCACGCCGGTGGTGGTGAGGAGCAGGCCCAGCCAGTCGAGCCTGCGTGCCCTGTCTCCGGCGCCGGCTGGTACCAGACTGAGTGCGGCGATGAACGCGGCCGCCCCCAGTGGCAAATTGATGAGGAAGATCCAGTGCCACGACAGGTAGGTGGTCAAGGCGCCGCCTACCAGCGGCGCCAGTACGGGCGCCAGCAGCGCGGGCCACACCAGGAAAGCCGTCGCCCGGAGAAGCTCCGATTTGGGTGTGCCGCGCAGTACCAGGAGGGTGCCGACAGGAACCATCATGGCCCCGCCGACGCCCTGCAGGATCCGGCTCAGAGTCAGTACAGTCAGGTCGGGGCTGATGGCGCAGGCCAGTGAAGCCAGTGTGAACAGGGCGATCGCGAAGCAGAATACTTTGCGGGCCCCCACGCGTTCAGCAAGCCAGCCGCTGAGCGGGATGCCCATGGCCACGGTTATGAGGTAGGCCGTCATGGTGATGTTGACGTCGGCGGCTGGAACGCCAAAGTCGCCGGCGATGTTGGGGATGGCGGTGGTGAGGATAGTGCCGTCCAGGAACTCCATAAAGAACGTGGCAGCCACCAGTAGCGCCAGGCGTGGATTCCACGCCTGGCTTGTGCTGGTTTCCTCGCCCGGGGAATTGCTAACTGCCATTCCACCATCCTGCCACCGCCGCCCCGGGAGAAGCCTCGTGCGTCCGCACCCCGGACCGCCAGCCTGTCCAGCCCACCCCACTCTCCACGCGCCAGGCACCGCCTCCCACCTACGCACCACGCCCGCCTCCCGCCCATGGAGGTAGCAGTAACTGTCGTTATGAGCGCTCATAACGACAGTTACTGCTTTCTAGTTTGGGTTTGGTGGCATAAAAAAGCACTTGGCCAGGGAACGCAAAAGGCCCCGGTCCAGGACCGGGGCCAAACGCGGAGACGGGGGGATTTGAACCCCCGGTGGAGTTGTGCCCCACACTTCATTAGCAGTGAAGCCCATTCGGCCGCTCTGGCACGTCTCCAATGGCTATTACTAGCCCACCAAGGATACGCAGAACGGGGCACGCAGTGCAAAACGGCCCGTGAGCGCTTGTCTCAGGCCCGGCGCCCTGCCCCACGGTATGCCTCGCGCCGGGCCCAGGAACAGTGCCCTGGGCTCAACCGCCAGCCAGCGTCCGCCATAGGAAGTGCTGGCTGCGGGCCTGCAGCGCGGCGGCCTGCCGGTTGTCCGAAGCTCCGGCGTGGCCGCCTTCCAGCGCTTCGTGGAACCAGACATTCGGGATGCCCATCGCTTGCATCCGGGCGGCCATCTTGCGGGCCTGGACCGGTCCCACCCTGTCGTCCGACGTGGCCGTCCAGATGAATGTTTCGGGGTACTCCACGCCGTCCTTGAGCAGGTGGTACGGGGAGAAGGTCTTGATGTACTCCCATTCCGCCGCCACGTCCGGGTCGCCGTATTCGGCGATCCAGGAGTGCCCGGCGGAGAGTTTCGTGTAGCGC
Proteins encoded in this window:
- a CDS encoding RecQ family ATP-dependent DNA helicase, with the translated sequence MVDTQNAALLSVSPDSASATKSQALEVLRELVGHPAADFHDGQFEAIEALVDGGRRALVVQRTGWGKSAVYFVASLLLRRRGAGPTLIVSPLLALMRDQVAAAARAGVRAVAINSANQLDWDTVREQLAADEVDVLLVSPERLTNPSFRENQLPELIRRTGLLVIDEAHCISDWGHDFRPDYRRIADLITQLPESVPVLATTATANSRVVHDIEEQLGAGVLTIRGTLGRDSLRLGVLALPNSRERLGWLLTHLADLPGSGIIYTLTVSAAEDTARLLAEAGHIVQAYTGRTDPADRERAEQMLKDNQVKALVATSALGMGFDKPDLGFVVHLGAPSSPVAYYQQVGRAGRGAANADVLLLPGSEDRDIWQYFATASMPSEEKATAVLTALAEAGTAVSTVALEARVDLRRTPLELLLKVLAVDGAVERVGGGWRSTGQPWIYDAERYRRIAEARVDEQDSMVIYQDTAGCRMEYITSVLDDETAHACGKCDNCAGRWFRADIAEDATVAAGQTLTRAGGVLEARLQWPSGMDRLGVPVKGKIKPDEGLADGRVLARLTDLGWGGALRELFAAGAADRPVDPAMLQACVQVLREWATGDGRNPGWSGAGRPAAIVSMPSRSKPELVRSLAQGISEIGRIPYLGELDLGHGGPTGSRGGNSAYRLAGVWDRVMVGPELEAAMASLRGQGVMLIDDLVDSRWTVTVAGRALRQAGAGAVLPLVLAQAG
- a CDS encoding MFS transporter — translated: MAVSNSPGEETSTSQAWNPRLALLVAATFFMEFLDGTILTTAIPNIAGDFGVPAADVNITMTAYLITVAMGIPLSGWLAERVGARKVFCFAIALFTLASLACAISPDLTVLTLSRILQGVGGAMMVPVGTLLVLRGTPKSELLRATAFLVWPALLAPVLAPLVGGALTTYLSWHWIFLINLPLGAAAFIAALSLVPAGAGDRARRLDWLGLLLTTTGVGALVVGLELATAHPDGPWAAIGAAAGVCALAGAVLWMTRAKNPLFDLSVFSTRTFRAMATGGFVYRLTISSVPFLLPLMFQTGFGWSPLHAGIMVAAVFIGNIGIKPATTPLIRRFGFRAMLVFGSLASAVTFALCALLTPDTPQALIFALLVCSGAFRSIGFSAYASVQYADIAPSQLTSANSVSATLVQLAAGAGIAVGALLIRIFDGVAAFPTDHAGPFRGAFLTMAVLMLFSTADSLSLHRHAGAEVSRPGQARAEGQPPPPPGAGRVQPR